AATCAATGGACCTCGTCAGGATGGCAGTTGCAAAGGTGAGACTTGCAGAGCCGCTGAAGAAGTTCAAACTGCCTGTTAACCAGACGGCAGTTGTCATCGGCGGTGGGCTCGCTGGGATGACCGCAGCTCTCGAGATCGCGGCACAGGGCTTCAATGTGCATCTGATTGAGAAAACGGATCGCCTAGGGGGCAACCTTTCTAAGCTACAACTCCCCGAAGGGGGTAAGAAACCACAGGCGTTCATCGATGAAACGATCAGGAAGATCATGGAATCGAGGAATATCACCGTCCATCTGAACAGTGAGGTAACGGATGTTACAGGATTCGTTGGCAACTTCAAGGTCAAGACTAAGGACTCAGAGATCGAGGCTGGAGCTATAATCATTGCAACAGGAGCTGAGGAATACAGGCCAACGGAGTATTTCTACGGTCAAGATAGCAGGGTGATGACGCAGCTTGAGCTCGAAAAGAAACTCGCGGACGGTGCGTTTTCGTCGAAGAAGATTGCGATGATTCAGTGTGTAGGATCGAGAAATGAGGAAGTGAAATATTGCAGCAGGATTTGTTGTGCACATGCGATTAAGAATGCGATCGAAATTAAGAAGCGATCCCCAGCCACAGAAGTCTATATCCTGCATAAAGACATCAGAACGTATGGGTTCAGGGAAGAGTTGTACAGAGAAGCGGCCAGTCTAGGCGTTAATTTCGTCAGATTTCCGGAGAAAACTCCGCCAGTTGTCGAAAGGGAAGGGGATGCGCTTGTCGTCAGGGTTATGGATCAAACGCTGGGTGAGGAAGTCGCACTCAAGATGGACAGTGTCGTGCTGAGCACAGGTGTGAAACCAAATCCCGACAACGAGAGAATCGCGAAAATGGTGAAGGTACCGCTGAGCAAGGACGGTTACTTCCTAGAAGCCCATATGAAACTGCGACCCGTAGATTTCGCAACAGAAGGTGTTTTCCTCGCCGGACTCGCCCACTGGCCGAAATTCATTGATGAGACAATCGCACAAGCTTGTGGGGCCGCTGCGAGAGCGATGACGATCCTTTCAAAGAAAGAACTTGAGACTGAAGG
The DNA window shown above is from Methanomassiliicoccales archaeon and carries:
- a CDS encoding CoB--CoM heterodisulfide reductase iron-sulfur subunit A family protein; this translates as IKEKIKEYKLNRVVVASCTPRTHEPLFQNTIREAGLNPYLFEMANIRDQCSWIHMHEREKATRKSMDLVRMAVAKVRLAEPLKKFKLPVNQTAVVIGGGLAGMTAALEIAAQGFNVHLIEKTDRLGGNLSKLQLPEGGKKPQAFIDETIRKIMESRNITVHLNSEVTDVTGFVGNFKVKTKDSEIEAGAIIIATGAEEYRPTEYFYGQDSRVMTQLELEKKLADGAFSSKKIAMIQCVGSRNEEVKYCSRICCAHAIKNAIEIKKRSPATEVYILHKDIRTYGFREELYREAASLGVNFVRFPEKTPPVVEREGDALVVRVMDQTLGEEVALKMDSVVLSTGVKPNPDNERIAKMVKVPLSKDGYFLEAHMKLRPVDFATEGVFLAGLAHWPKFIDETIAQACGAAARAMTILSKKELETEGIIAAVNEYVCDGCGICEPVCEYKAIQIVKDPSNPEKLRAVVNEGLCKGCGACVAACPSGAMEQKGFKTVQMIAMIDAALSGGD